In a genomic window of Micromonospora cremea:
- a CDS encoding Na+/H+ antiporter subunit A, producing MLVLLILHLVAALVAPLFVRWWGPRACYPLALAPAAAFGWAVARTPAVGDGGAVVETYPWIRQLGLDIALRLTTLSWLMTLLIGGIGALVLVYCARYFAAGSTGLAQFAAVLVAFAGAMLVLVFADDLLLLYVGWELTTIFSYLLIGHSTERRSSRWAAAQALTVTTLGGLAMLVGFILLGEHAGSYRWSDISAQPLPGGGYLVTAVLLILAGALSKSAVLPFSSWLPVAMAAPTPVSAYLHAAAMVKAGVYLVGLLAPVLAVVGPWRPVVQVAGLATMLVGGWAALRQTDLKLLLAYGTVSQLGLLVVVTGSGTPDAALAGTAMLLAHALFKAALFLVVGVIDHGAGTRDLRELSGLRHWSRPLFVVAVLAAASMAGVPPLVGFVAKEAVFAAFTDRPVLLAGLVAGTVLTVAYSARFVWGAFADRPGVEPVQAGPIAGSLLVPPAVLAGVSLLAGPAAGVLDGLLRPYADLLGGVHAHLVLWSGPTSALGLSVLALAGGGLLFALRGPLAPVLARLRWPVSGNQGYEWIVGRFDRMAIEVTGATQRGSLPQYLGIILVVLVLLPGGAMLAVGPWRARVPLWDTPLQPVVVLVIGVAAVLAVRARRRLTAMLLVGVTGYGSAMLFVLHGAPDLALTQFLVETATIAVFVLVLRRLPNRFSARPLRRSRWARRAIGVTVGVVAAGLALVAAGARRAPDISTDFPDLSVAQGYGRNVVNVTLVDIRAWDTMGELAVLVVAATGVASLIFERSRTGPRPRRAESAGPPDQTDRSVWLRGGPTLYEERRSIVLEVIIRLIFHTVVLFSLFLLFSGHNAPGGGFAGGLVAGLALVVRYLAGGRYELAEAAPVGAGTVLGAGLALSVGTGVVALLAGGSVLESAKVDRSLPLVGDAHLVTSLFFDIGVYLVVIGLVLDILRSLGAEVDRHIEATGAATGGLAVDKGDRS from the coding sequence GTGCTGGTACTGCTCATCCTCCATCTCGTGGCGGCCCTCGTCGCGCCGCTGTTCGTCCGGTGGTGGGGTCCGCGTGCGTGCTACCCGTTGGCGCTGGCGCCGGCCGCCGCGTTCGGCTGGGCGGTGGCCCGCACCCCGGCCGTCGGCGACGGCGGGGCGGTGGTCGAGACGTACCCGTGGATCCGGCAGTTGGGCCTCGACATCGCGTTGCGGCTCACCACGCTGTCCTGGCTGATGACCCTGCTGATCGGCGGCATCGGCGCGCTGGTGCTCGTCTACTGCGCCCGGTACTTCGCCGCCGGCTCGACCGGGCTGGCGCAGTTCGCCGCGGTCCTGGTCGCCTTCGCCGGCGCGATGCTCGTCCTGGTCTTCGCCGACGACCTGCTGCTGCTCTACGTCGGGTGGGAGCTGACCACGATCTTCTCGTACCTGCTGATCGGGCACAGCACCGAACGGCGGTCCAGCCGGTGGGCGGCGGCGCAGGCGCTGACCGTCACCACGCTGGGCGGGCTGGCCATGCTGGTCGGGTTCATCCTGCTCGGCGAGCACGCGGGCAGCTACCGCTGGTCGGATATCTCCGCACAGCCGCTGCCCGGCGGCGGTTACCTGGTCACCGCCGTGCTGCTGATTCTGGCCGGCGCGCTGTCCAAGTCGGCGGTGCTGCCGTTCAGCTCGTGGCTGCCGGTCGCGATGGCGGCGCCCACCCCGGTCAGCGCGTACCTGCACGCGGCCGCCATGGTCAAGGCCGGCGTCTACCTGGTCGGGCTGCTCGCGCCGGTGCTGGCCGTGGTCGGGCCCTGGCGGCCCGTGGTGCAGGTCGCCGGCCTGGCCACCATGCTGGTCGGGGGCTGGGCGGCGCTGCGGCAGACCGACCTGAAGCTGTTGCTGGCGTACGGGACGGTCAGCCAGCTCGGTCTGCTGGTCGTGGTGACCGGGTCCGGCACGCCGGACGCCGCGCTGGCCGGTACGGCGATGCTGCTGGCGCACGCGCTGTTCAAGGCGGCGCTGTTCCTGGTCGTCGGCGTCATCGATCACGGCGCCGGCACCCGCGACCTGCGCGAGCTGTCCGGGCTGCGGCACTGGTCCCGACCGCTGTTCGTGGTCGCGGTGCTGGCTGCGGCGTCGATGGCCGGCGTGCCGCCGTTGGTCGGCTTCGTGGCGAAGGAGGCGGTGTTCGCGGCGTTCACCGACCGGCCGGTGCTCCTCGCCGGTTTGGTCGCCGGGACGGTGCTCACCGTCGCGTACAGCGCCCGCTTCGTCTGGGGCGCGTTCGCCGACCGGCCCGGTGTGGAGCCGGTCCAGGCGGGCCCGATCGCCGGGTCGCTGCTGGTCCCACCGGCCGTGCTGGCCGGCGTCAGTCTGCTCGCCGGCCCGGCCGCCGGCGTGCTGGACGGCCTCCTGCGCCCGTACGCCGATCTGCTCGGCGGGGTGCACGCGCACCTCGTGCTGTGGTCCGGACCGACCTCGGCGCTCGGCCTGTCCGTGTTGGCGCTCGCCGGCGGCGGCCTGCTCTTCGCGCTGCGCGGGCCGCTCGCTCCGGTGCTGGCCCGGCTCCGCTGGCCGGTCAGCGGCAACCAGGGCTACGAGTGGATCGTGGGCCGGTTCGACCGGATGGCCATCGAGGTCACCGGAGCGACCCAGCGCGGCTCCCTGCCGCAGTATCTGGGCATCATCCTGGTCGTCCTGGTGCTGCTGCCCGGCGGGGCGATGCTCGCCGTCGGCCCGTGGCGGGCCCGGGTCCCGCTCTGGGACACCCCGCTGCAACCGGTGGTCGTGCTGGTGATCGGGGTGGCCGCGGTGCTGGCGGTCCGAGCCCGCCGCCGGCTGACCGCGATGCTGCTGGTGGGGGTGACCGGCTACGGCAGCGCCATGCTGTTCGTCCTGCACGGCGCGCCCGACCTCGCGCTCACGCAGTTCCTGGTGGAGACCGCGACCATCGCCGTCTTCGTGCTGGTGCTGCGCCGCCTGCCCAACCGGTTCTCGGCCCGTCCGCTGCGCCGCAGCCGGTGGGCCCGCCGGGCGATCGGGGTGACGGTGGGCGTGGTGGCCGCCGGGCTGGCCCTCGTCGCCGCCGGCGCCCGCCGGGCGCCGGACATCTCCACCGATTTTCCGGACCTGTCGGTGGCCCAGGGGTACGGCCGCAACGTGGTCAACGTGACCCTGGTCGACATCCGGGCCTGGGACACCATGGGTGAGCTGGCCGTGCTGGTGGTGGCGGCGACCGGAGTCGCCAGCCTGATCTTCGAGCGGTCCCGCACCGGGCCCCGGCCGCGCCGGGCGGAGTCGGCGGGCCCGCCGGATCAGACCGACCGGTCGGTGTGGCTGCGCGGCGGACCCACGCTGTACGAGGAGCGCCGCTCCATCGTGCTGGAGGTGATCATCCGGCTGATCTTCCACACCGTGGTGCTGTTCTCCCTGTTCCTGCTCTTCTCCGGGCACAACGCGCCGGGCGGTGGCTTCGCCGGCGGGCTGGTGGCGGGGCTCGCCCTGGTGGTCCGCTACCTGGCCGGCGGCCGGTACGAGCTGGCCGAGGCCGCACCGGTCGGCGCCGGCACGGTCCTCGGGGCCGGGCTGGCCCTGTCGGTGGGTACCGGCGTGGTGGCGCTGCTGGCCGGGGGATCGGTGCTGGAGAGCGCCAAGGTCGACCGGTCCCTACCGCTGGTCGGCGACGCGCACCTGGTCACCTCGCTCTTCTTCGACATCGGCGTGTACCTGGTCGTGATCGGGCTGGTGCTGGACATCCTGCGCAGCCTCGGAGCCGAGGTGGACCGGCACATCGAGGCGACCGGAGCCGCCACCGGCGGGCTCGCCGTCGACAAGGGGGACAGGTCATGA
- a CDS encoding Na(+)/H(+) antiporter subunit C, whose protein sequence is MTTSGAGPVLVLVLAVGVLVGCGVILLLERSLTRILLGVILIGNGVNLLILLGGRSGGAPIVGTGPVDRMSDPLSQAMVLTSIVITFGLTAFLLAVAYRSWYLTGDDEVPDDLEDRQIISRAERNEVGTADLGGEGPDDDPEQVDPEPARRRLRRGNEA, encoded by the coding sequence ATGACCACCAGCGGCGCCGGGCCCGTGCTGGTGCTGGTGCTCGCCGTCGGAGTGCTGGTCGGTTGCGGGGTGATCCTGCTGCTGGAGCGCAGTCTGACCCGGATCCTGCTCGGCGTGATCCTGATCGGTAACGGGGTCAACCTGCTGATCCTGCTGGGCGGTCGGTCCGGTGGGGCACCGATCGTCGGCACCGGCCCGGTGGACCGGATGAGCGACCCGCTGTCGCAGGCCATGGTGCTGACCTCCATCGTGATCACCTTCGGGTTGACCGCGTTCCTGCTCGCCGTGGCGTACCGGAGCTGGTATCTCACCGGCGACGATGAGGTGCCCGACGACCTGGAGGACCGGCAGATCATCAGCCGGGCCGAGCGCAACGAGGTGGGCACCGCCGATCTCGGCGGGGAGGGCCCGGACGACGATCCGGAGCAGGTCGATCCCGAGCCCGCCCGACGCCGGCTGCGGCGCGGGAACGAGGCGTGA